From the Primulina tabacum isolate GXHZ01 chromosome 3, ASM2559414v2, whole genome shotgun sequence genome, one window contains:
- the LOC142539513 gene encoding uncharacterized protein LOC142539513 isoform X1: MGDSACVMHGYSYDSAVPNESKQMNHLQVLGDSVSFGRFMNEPLSWEKWSTFSHKKYVEEAESYSRPGSVAQKKAFFEAHYKRKAAQKAAPEPESAADDINGTVAEDHVNANNNNSFQRISLKLDSHLVADEKMDMVRIPDGINDVVENGKENCLVDVAEDAKDQKQAEVMETKYSMEAPKKKPPPKKRFFSKYLCNLYGLFPTEEPDNETYSTTVKTGIIGSAPPSLATSQNGKAPLKTTVLGAIEGISKNPAATSPKNRRKKTPTDPSVSGSKTTHRRWLIFSAVSKSSRNHRSQTSSK; the protein is encoded by the exons ATGGGGGATTCAGCTTGTGTTATGCATGGATACTCCTATGATTCTGCCGTACCCAACGAGTCCAAACAG ATGAACCACTTGCAAGTTCTTGGAGATTCGGTCTCATTTGGGAGGTTTATGAACGAGCCCTTGTCTTGGGAGAAATGGTCCACCTTTTCACATAAGAAGTATGTGGAAGAGGCCGAGAGTTACTCGAGGCCGGGATCAGTTGCGCAGAAAAAGGCTTTCTTTGAGGCTCATTacaaaagaaaagcagctcagaaggCGGCACCTGAGCCAGAGAGTGCTGCAGATGATATCAATGGAACAGTAGCTGAAGACCATGTTAATGCTAATAACAATAATAGTTTTCAAAGAATTAGCTTGAAATTGGATTCCCATTTGGTTGCTGATGAGAAAATGGATATGGTTAGAATCCCAGATGGGATAAATGATGTTGTGGAGAATGGAAAGGAGAATTGTTTAGTTGATGTCGCAGAAGATGCCAAGGATCAGAAACAGGCTGAAGTCATGGAGACTAAGTACTCTATGGAGGCTCCAAAAAAGAAACCTCCACCCAAGAAGAGGTTCTTCTCCAAGTATTTATGCAATCTGTATGGTTTGTTTCCTACCGAAGAACCCGACAACGAGACATATTCTACCACTGTGAAAACGGGAATTATCGGAAGTGCTCCTCCTTCTTTGGCAACATCACAAAACGGCAAAGCTCCTCTAAAGACTACGGTATTG GGAGCCATTGAAGGGATCTCAAAAAATCCTGCTGCTACCTCTCCAAAGAACAGAAG AAAGAAAACGCCAACCGATCCCTCAGTTTCCGGATCCAAAACAACACACCGTAGATGGCTCATTTTCTCTGCAGT CTCCAAGTCATCAAGAAATCATCGGTCGCAAACTTCATCCAAATGA
- the LOC142539513 gene encoding uncharacterized protein LOC142539513 isoform X2, giving the protein MGDSACVMHGYSYDSAVPNESKQMNHLQVLGDSVSFGRFMNEPLSWEKWSTFSHKKYVEEAESYSRPGSVAQKKAFFEAHYKRKAAQKAAPEPESAADDINGTVAEDHVNANNNNSFQRISLKLDSHLVADEKMDMVRIPDGINDVVENGKENCLVDVAEDAKDQKQAEVMETKYSMEAPKKKPPPKKRFFSKYLCNLYGLFPTEEPDNETYSTTVKTGIIGSAPPSLATSQNGKAPLKTTGAIEGISKNPAATSPKNRRKKTPTDPSVSGSKTTHRRWLIFSAVSKSSRNHRSQTSSK; this is encoded by the exons ATGGGGGATTCAGCTTGTGTTATGCATGGATACTCCTATGATTCTGCCGTACCCAACGAGTCCAAACAG ATGAACCACTTGCAAGTTCTTGGAGATTCGGTCTCATTTGGGAGGTTTATGAACGAGCCCTTGTCTTGGGAGAAATGGTCCACCTTTTCACATAAGAAGTATGTGGAAGAGGCCGAGAGTTACTCGAGGCCGGGATCAGTTGCGCAGAAAAAGGCTTTCTTTGAGGCTCATTacaaaagaaaagcagctcagaaggCGGCACCTGAGCCAGAGAGTGCTGCAGATGATATCAATGGAACAGTAGCTGAAGACCATGTTAATGCTAATAACAATAATAGTTTTCAAAGAATTAGCTTGAAATTGGATTCCCATTTGGTTGCTGATGAGAAAATGGATATGGTTAGAATCCCAGATGGGATAAATGATGTTGTGGAGAATGGAAAGGAGAATTGTTTAGTTGATGTCGCAGAAGATGCCAAGGATCAGAAACAGGCTGAAGTCATGGAGACTAAGTACTCTATGGAGGCTCCAAAAAAGAAACCTCCACCCAAGAAGAGGTTCTTCTCCAAGTATTTATGCAATCTGTATGGTTTGTTTCCTACCGAAGAACCCGACAACGAGACATATTCTACCACTGTGAAAACGGGAATTATCGGAAGTGCTCCTCCTTCTTTGGCAACATCACAAAACGGCAAAGCTCCTCTAAAGACTACG GGAGCCATTGAAGGGATCTCAAAAAATCCTGCTGCTACCTCTCCAAAGAACAGAAG AAAGAAAACGCCAACCGATCCCTCAGTTTCCGGATCCAAAACAACACACCGTAGATGGCTCATTTTCTCTGCAGT CTCCAAGTCATCAAGAAATCATCGGTCGCAAACTTCATCCAAATGA